One genomic window of Candidatus Pseudobacter hemicellulosilyticus includes the following:
- a CDS encoding thioredoxin family protein has product MQRIIANEIKTLFAESDTENAFHSARQKQLPVLIDFWAPECKGCKKMEITTYQNANTLSYIDKHFVFVKYNITNRNVPKITSSPILWTPTFIVFANDGSEIRKTIGYLNDTQFQAEMEMGRALAFLRKAQPEVALEILKKFIKDNVVVTALPEALYWAGIASYFLNKRDMESLVPYWEELINIYPESIWADRADCLHVNL; this is encoded by the coding sequence ATGCAGAGGATAATCGCAAATGAAATTAAAACCTTATTTGCCGAATCTGATACGGAAAATGCATTTCATTCAGCAAGGCAAAAGCAATTGCCGGTACTGATTGACTTTTGGGCTCCTGAATGCAAAGGATGCAAAAAAATGGAAATTACTACCTATCAAAATGCAAATACCTTGTCTTATATTGATAAGCACTTTGTGTTTGTAAAGTACAATATCACAAATAGGAACGTTCCAAAGATTACATCTTCACCAATTTTATGGACTCCAACCTTCATCGTTTTTGCTAATGATGGAAGTGAGATAAGAAAAACAATCGGATATCTCAATGATACGCAGTTTCAGGCTGAAATGGAAATGGGCAGAGCGTTGGCATTTCTAAGAAAGGCACAGCCTGAAGTTGCATTAGAAATTCTGAAAAAATTTATCAAAGATAATGTCGTTGTAACTGCATTGCCCGAAGCATTATATTGGGCAGGTATAGCTTCTTATTTTTTGAACAAAAGGGACATGGAAAGTCTTGTGCCGTATTGGGAAGAACTGATCAATATTTACCCGGAAAGTATTTGGGCAGATAGAGCAGATTGTCTACACGTAAATTTATAA
- a CDS encoding CAP domain-containing protein — MKTDFIKFHIMTKAMLITLLFFFAFISSHAQLLSQEEEQLYAMIMEYRKEKGLPKIPVSRSLTFVAQTHVKDLAINKPDSGNCNAHSWSSKGKWKACCYTSDHAQAELMWSKPRELTSYKGNGYEIACGSNSCCSDFVMTAAFALQSWKSSKGHNMVMINDGDWGKFSWNAIGLGLYNGFAVVWFGNEMDKE, encoded by the coding sequence ATGAAAACAGATTTTATTAAATTTCATATTATGACCAAAGCAATGCTCATTACACTATTATTCTTTTTTGCCTTTATTAGCTCCCATGCTCAACTCCTGAGCCAGGAGGAAGAACAACTGTATGCCATGATCATGGAATACAGAAAAGAAAAAGGGCTTCCGAAAATCCCGGTTTCCAGATCGCTGACATTTGTTGCCCAAACCCATGTAAAAGACCTTGCCATCAACAAACCAGATTCTGGTAATTGCAATGCACATAGTTGGTCATCGAAAGGAAAATGGAAAGCTTGTTGTTATACTTCTGACCATGCCCAGGCAGAGCTTATGTGGTCCAAACCGCGGGAACTTACTTCCTATAAGGGAAATGGTTATGAGATAGCCTGTGGTTCAAATAGCTGTTGCAGCGACTTTGTAATGACTGCAGCTTTTGCCTTGCAATCCTGGAAATCGAGTAAAGGGCACAACATGGTCATGATAAATGACGGGGATTGGGGAAAGTTCAGCTGGAATGCTATAGGCCTTGGCTTATATAATGGCTTTGCTGTGGTTTGGTTTGGAAACGAAATGGACAAGGAATGA
- a CDS encoding VOC family protein, which produces MNLLNKIDEISNVITWFEIPVSDINRAKQFYETILDIEMTTRKDDNNEAVFFPFNPTVVQATSGRVTGVLSKSVGNNPSANGTVVYINASPSIQKVLDRVELSGGKIISQVTRIPAGLIALILDSEGNKVGLHAEQ; this is translated from the coding sequence ATGAATTTATTGAATAAAATTGACGAGATATCCAATGTTATTACCTGGTTTGAAATCCCTGTATCTGACATTAACAGAGCAAAACAATTTTATGAGACGATACTCGATATAGAAATGACAACAAGAAAAGATGACAACAATGAAGCTGTTTTCTTCCCATTTAATCCTACAGTTGTACAAGCAACATCAGGAAGAGTTACAGGTGTATTGTCAAAATCAGTTGGTAACAATCCGTCTGCTAATGGCACCGTCGTATACATAAATGCAAGCCCAAGCATCCAGAAGGTTCTTGACAGAGTAGAGCTATCTGGTGGAAAGATCATTTCGCAAGTAACACGAATTCCTGCTGGATTGATTGCCCTTATTCTGGACTCGGAAGGGAATAAAGTCGGCCTTCATGCAGAACAATAA
- a CDS encoding erythromycin esterase family protein: MMKYVWIALLVLPSLQGFARQQDLVDKYKTVIDFRKARYLDSLMAVIGNKRIVALGEDTHGTAEFYELRAAITRKLIKEKGFSVVILENPHEDMIALQQGLQTTPLDTLMRRHLFSIYQTQQMRDFLAWFKKQSRRQPKLRLAGCDDSFRELLPNQLMQEAARYGNADLDSCCRDYLLRQTLPMKAYYKQYPALRPASLQDELHFGQDTYRLLERIDSLCAAQPVQYPRLKELIFHAQTSYVYYDRYLRQLPVSRDEVMGQRINYHAADSTAKIVVWAHNGHVANYAWLADELGLMGATVLKKYPQDYLSIGMSSSEGTYSYIKNRFINNDHQFTDSLFGGELHTPEAGSWNVQLAANADQHFFLDFSRWSAADLDAIRPLKKLKLMGYGKESDTEKEYYPVSLPRLFAVLIYLRKTTRTTPLFDK, encoded by the coding sequence ATGATGAAATACGTATGGATCGCCTTGTTAGTACTGCCTTCCCTCCAGGGCTTTGCCCGCCAGCAGGACCTGGTAGATAAATATAAGACAGTTATCGACTTCCGGAAAGCCCGGTATCTCGACAGCCTGATGGCTGTGATCGGCAATAAACGGATCGTAGCCCTTGGCGAGGATACTCATGGCACTGCCGAGTTCTATGAACTGCGCGCTGCTATTACCCGGAAACTGATCAAGGAAAAAGGATTCTCCGTTGTGATCCTCGAAAACCCGCATGAGGACATGATAGCCCTGCAGCAAGGACTGCAAACCACTCCGCTGGATACGCTGATGCGCAGGCATCTCTTCTCTATTTACCAGACCCAGCAGATGCGCGACTTCCTGGCCTGGTTCAAAAAGCAGTCCCGCAGGCAGCCGAAGCTGAGACTGGCCGGTTGTGACGATAGCTTCCGGGAACTGCTGCCCAACCAGCTGATGCAGGAAGCTGCCCGCTACGGCAATGCGGACCTGGATAGCTGCTGCCGCGACTACCTGCTTCGGCAAACGCTCCCCATGAAAGCATACTATAAACAATATCCTGCGCTCCGGCCGGCCAGCTTGCAGGATGAACTGCATTTTGGCCAGGACACCTACCGCCTCCTGGAGCGTATTGATTCTCTCTGCGCAGCCCAGCCGGTTCAATACCCGCGCCTGAAAGAGCTGATCTTCCATGCGCAGACCTCTTATGTGTATTATGATCGCTACTTGCGTCAGTTGCCTGTCTCCCGCGACGAGGTCATGGGCCAGCGCATCAACTACCACGCAGCGGATAGTACTGCAAAGATTGTGGTATGGGCGCATAACGGGCATGTGGCCAATTATGCCTGGCTGGCAGATGAGCTGGGGCTGATGGGTGCTACTGTTCTGAAAAAGTACCCGCAGGATTACCTGTCTATCGGGATGAGCAGCAGTGAAGGGACCTATTCCTATATCAAAAACCGGTTTATCAACAATGATCACCAGTTTACCGATAGCCTCTTCGGCGGGGAGCTGCATACCCCTGAGGCCGGTTCCTGGAATGTGCAGTTAGCCGCCAATGCTGACCAGCATTTCTTCCTCGATTTTTCACGCTGGAGCGCCGCAGACCTGGACGCAATCAGGCCGTTGAAAAAGCTGAAGCTGATGGGTTATGGTAAGGAGTCAGATACGGAAAAGGAGTATTACCCGGTGTCATTACCCCGGCTGTTTGCTGTACTGATCTACCTGCGGAAGACAACCAGGACTACGCCACTATTTGATAAATAA
- a CDS encoding sensor histidine kinase — MPNKIQHTRQSSFPFIYEGMVWVLYTVFYKYSYYVNTAGLPNPDHSDFPYPGLLLYALALTLYVIPFYRWLAPWLLARKKFSWLPLLALAWFLLVPKLANAGVSYLFLHTSGPGPLHQFYSFKSAVHLKQLLHWKGWDFNILLTDLLAFGSVALTRYAFDNDRKKQLLEKDLYQVQLEVLKARLNPHFLFNTLNSIYGMSLTGHKETPNYILRLSDMMRYILHDSQQSEVPLEMEIAFTRNYVEMERIRYPDRDIRFTVSGDAANRTVAPLLLIPFVENAFKHGAFRILEQGFIHMDLHTDQQALTFVVKNDVLAGINADSGPGGVGISNIQQRLQLHYPGRHQLELDNNGQLFTITLRIQFK; from the coding sequence ATGCCCAACAAGATCCAGCATACCAGGCAAAGCAGTTTTCCCTTTATCTACGAGGGGATGGTCTGGGTGCTGTATACTGTCTTCTATAAATATTCCTACTATGTCAACACGGCCGGGCTGCCGAACCCGGACCATTCCGACTTCCCCTATCCCGGGCTCCTGCTCTATGCCCTGGCGCTCACCCTTTATGTGATCCCCTTCTATCGCTGGCTGGCACCCTGGCTGCTGGCCCGCAAAAAATTCAGCTGGCTGCCGCTGCTCGCCCTGGCCTGGTTCCTCCTGGTACCCAAACTGGCCAATGCCGGCGTCAGCTACCTGTTCCTGCATACCAGCGGACCGGGGCCACTCCACCAGTTTTATTCTTTCAAGTCGGCCGTACACCTGAAACAGCTGCTGCATTGGAAAGGCTGGGACTTTAATATACTGTTGACCGATCTCCTGGCCTTTGGCTCTGTAGCCCTGACCCGCTATGCTTTTGACAACGACCGCAAAAAACAATTACTGGAGAAAGACCTGTACCAGGTTCAGCTGGAAGTGCTGAAGGCCCGGCTCAATCCGCATTTCCTTTTCAATACCCTCAATAGTATTTATGGCATGAGCCTCACGGGGCATAAGGAGACGCCCAACTATATCCTGCGACTGTCAGACATGATGCGTTATATCCTGCATGACTCCCAGCAATCCGAGGTGCCGCTGGAAATGGAAATTGCCTTCACCCGGAACTATGTGGAGATGGAGCGGATACGGTACCCGGACAGGGATATCCGGTTCACCGTATCAGGTGATGCCGCTAACAGGACTGTAGCCCCGCTCCTGCTGATCCCCTTTGTAGAGAACGCTTTTAAACATGGGGCTTTCCGGATACTTGAGCAGGGCTTTATTCATATGGACCTTCATACCGATCAGCAGGCCCTGACCTTTGTGGTAAAGAACGATGTGCTGGCCGGGATCAACGCTGACAGCGGCCCCGGCGGGGTAGGCATCAGTAATATACAGCAACGCCTGCAATTGCATTACCCGGGCAGGCACCAGCTGGAACTGGACAATAACGGGCAGTTATTTACCATTACCCTTCGTATTCAATTTAAATAA
- a CDS encoding LytTR family DNA-binding domain-containing protein, with protein sequence MIRCLIVEDEPIAQQIVEQFILQTAGLTLVGKCRNALEAFAKLEQVRVDLLFLDIEMPLVNGMTFLKTLSQPPQVILTTAYSDYAVQAFELDVVDYLLKPFSYDRFLKAVAKVKTPAASAVEPEQQTGHLLVREKGGLLRIPYPQIRYIQASKDYVKLFIDSQQFLANYTMKQLEELLPAGQFIRIHKSYIVALAQIRMVKAEEVLLGTEEALPLSAHYKEQLMEWFKGR encoded by the coding sequence ATGATCAGATGCCTTATTGTGGAAGATGAGCCTATTGCGCAGCAGATAGTAGAGCAGTTCATCCTGCAAACAGCAGGTCTGACCCTGGTGGGCAAATGCCGCAACGCCCTGGAAGCTTTTGCAAAATTGGAACAGGTCCGGGTAGACCTGCTTTTCCTGGACATTGAAATGCCGCTGGTGAATGGGATGACCTTCCTCAAAACACTCAGTCAGCCACCGCAGGTGATCCTTACCACAGCATACTCCGACTATGCCGTCCAGGCTTTTGAGCTGGATGTGGTGGATTACCTGCTCAAACCCTTCTCCTATGATCGGTTCCTGAAAGCCGTAGCAAAAGTAAAAACGCCGGCCGCTTCAGCTGTTGAACCGGAGCAGCAAACCGGGCACCTGCTGGTCCGTGAAAAAGGAGGGCTGCTGCGGATCCCCTATCCCCAGATCCGGTATATACAGGCATCCAAAGATTATGTAAAGCTCTTTATTGATTCCCAGCAATTCCTGGCCAACTACACTATGAAGCAGTTGGAAGAACTGTTACCGGCAGGACAGTTTATCCGGATCCATAAATCATATATTGTAGCGCTGGCACAGATCAGGATGGTAAAAGCGGAAGAAGTATTGCTCGGGACAGAAGAAGCATTGCCGCTGAGCGCGCATTATAAGGAGCAGCTGATGGAGTGGTTCAAAGGGAGATAG
- a CDS encoding sigma-70 family RNA polymerase sigma factor, with protein MPEEFSPQYTALIQQLKAIRANDDQALRHWYQSTYPAVEQYVLQNSGSTDEAKDIFQDAFLTAWRNIQLDRFQPESPSALTGYLFRIAQHKWLDHLRSARFRKTVPLEQELETPTASASDEEKLERIKTIKNYFKMLGDNCRELLRRFYYEKQSLRQVAEAMGWTEPTARNNKYRCVEKLRTMIKTNQTGREQQ; from the coding sequence ATGCCGGAAGAGTTCTCCCCTCAATATACTGCCCTTATACAGCAACTGAAGGCTATCAGGGCTAATGACGACCAGGCCCTGCGCCACTGGTACCAGTCAACCTATCCTGCGGTGGAACAGTACGTGCTGCAGAACAGCGGTTCAACAGATGAAGCAAAGGATATTTTCCAGGATGCTTTTCTTACTGCCTGGCGCAATATCCAGCTGGATCGCTTTCAACCGGAAAGCCCTTCGGCTTTGACGGGCTACCTGTTCCGCATCGCCCAGCACAAGTGGCTGGATCACCTGCGGTCCGCCCGGTTCCGGAAAACAGTACCCCTGGAACAGGAACTGGAAACGCCCACCGCCAGTGCTTCGGACGAAGAGAAACTGGAAAGGATAAAGACCATCAAAAACTATTTCAAGATGCTGGGTGATAACTGCCGTGAACTGCTGCGCCGTTTTTATTATGAAAAGCAATCGCTCCGGCAGGTGGCTGAAGCCATGGGCTGGACTGAACCCACTGCCCGGAACAATAAATACCGCTGCGTGGAAAAGCTGCGGACTATGATCAAAACCAATCAAACAGGCCGTGAACAACAATGA
- a CDS encoding CHAT domain-containing protein, translating to MTVNNYTDIISPLAFQPLWATRLVPVRKTMAFTLLTLFVLCCTQPVWAKQVSSKNAIHQALQNKQPAEADRLLRQKLTAFTQARQPDSLSDYLALAGETEMALANFDKATQRINALLQTILSLKPRPLSVVQAYKSAASYYSEGGWAKPAYDYNLKARESLLKLAPNEKAELASIERNLGECARRLADMALARKHFIAAIALMGTIQQPKPEDLYFSYNAMGTMAYYESNTDSAEHYFTLALSAIDKMPAIPLNRFYRKGLLYNNLVGVYGIQGRPTDGIKAMESCISLMRSFLAIKEPAPQRPSALAMQFEAIDNLAGIYKELGNLSKTRSLLEYSFAQKQAQLPPGSTGIFISQILLGQCYYALREYDKAIDFLNKGREGIRAAGGDYLFWHADACYGLALVYDKAGNRSLALHHYQQADSLYYSSFQGSYDNIYLEFIRNYALFLAESKQPKAAIRQAQRSYGYVLKNENETSMIPFYQLLNLSAIYYECGQFKEAAAMGNKALSEVDRHIRRGHTLMDSVGKEVWKPRALLLRVKASYALLAKKDEATLQQLLSAMQEALDILDRRKRIVSDASDLNLILADHDDLLAFTKQLTLELYELSGKNSYMDQLIDLHESGLYTRLRSRLDKQADLQFHAVPRAVRQKEQQLQDAVQAALSAEKGAGIQQYLSASKALDNYRDQLSKEYPRYYAMRYARLFHSVKQVQQQIPEQTTVVRYFFTANKLLALVADRQQQTIIPLDGSNLEQQLQQLQQQWMDPRRTGEILHQLYNQLWAPLEKSVKNKKLLIIPDGVLYALSFESLCSKKISTFTELAAHSLLAKHPIAYQYSLFLVAPSPPAQLPPANFVAFAPGFSDAAKASYVAAVNDSLQLDNTYLSLLPLPFSYTLARKMVSDFGGEAYTDHLSTEASFKQYAGHHKIIHIGTHAESNNQYPEYSRLIFSKEMPEQGEDNSLFLYELYNCDMRSNLTVLTACESGRPGYQDGEGMVSLAHAFNYAGSESILTALWKIDEQASALITETFYNNLRKGMSKDEALQQAKLAYLATANGRMLAPQYWAGLVIMGDTHPIVLGRTIGWPYWVAALLLLLAAIGYGVMKKRKNEAIVS from the coding sequence ATGACCGTAAATAATTATACAGATATTATTTCACCGCTGGCCTTTCAACCGCTATGGGCAACAAGGCTTGTTCCGGTAAGGAAGACAATGGCTTTTACCCTGTTGACCTTGTTCGTCTTGTGCTGTACCCAACCGGTATGGGCAAAACAGGTGAGCAGTAAGAACGCTATCCATCAGGCCTTACAGAACAAACAACCCGCCGAAGCAGACCGCCTCCTCCGGCAAAAGCTTACTGCCTTTACACAAGCCCGGCAACCAGACTCGCTCTCGGATTATCTCGCGCTTGCCGGCGAAACCGAAATGGCATTGGCCAACTTCGACAAAGCAACACAAAGAATAAACGCGCTCCTGCAAACCATACTCTCCCTCAAACCCCGACCATTGTCGGTGGTGCAGGCCTATAAATCCGCCGCCAGCTATTACAGTGAAGGTGGCTGGGCAAAACCCGCTTACGATTATAATCTAAAAGCCCGGGAATCCTTGCTGAAACTGGCTCCTAACGAGAAGGCCGAGCTGGCATCCATTGAACGTAACCTGGGTGAATGCGCACGTCGCTTAGCCGATATGGCCCTGGCCCGGAAACATTTTATAGCTGCTATCGCCCTGATGGGGACTATCCAGCAACCCAAACCGGAAGACCTGTACTTCTCCTATAATGCCATGGGCACCATGGCCTATTATGAATCCAATACAGATTCGGCCGAACATTATTTTACCCTGGCGCTATCTGCCATCGATAAAATGCCGGCCATCCCCCTCAACCGTTTTTACCGGAAAGGATTACTGTATAATAACCTCGTCGGCGTATACGGTATCCAGGGCCGGCCAACAGACGGCATCAAAGCCATGGAAAGCTGTATCAGCCTGATGCGCTCTTTCCTGGCCATCAAAGAACCTGCACCGCAACGGCCCAGCGCCCTGGCCATGCAGTTTGAAGCCATCGATAACCTCGCCGGCATTTACAAGGAACTGGGCAACCTCAGCAAAACGCGCAGCCTGCTGGAATACAGCTTTGCACAAAAACAGGCACAGCTGCCGCCCGGCAGTACCGGGATCTTTATTTCTCAGATATTGTTAGGTCAATGTTATTACGCCCTGCGTGAATATGACAAGGCCATTGATTTCCTTAATAAAGGCCGGGAAGGCATCCGCGCTGCCGGGGGCGATTACCTGTTCTGGCATGCCGATGCCTGTTACGGTCTGGCCCTGGTATATGATAAAGCCGGCAACAGGTCGCTGGCGCTCCATCATTACCAGCAGGCGGATAGCCTGTATTACTCTTCTTTCCAGGGCAGCTATGATAATATCTATCTTGAATTCATCCGGAACTATGCGCTCTTCCTGGCAGAAAGCAAACAGCCGAAGGCCGCTATCCGGCAGGCGCAGCGCAGTTATGGCTATGTCCTGAAGAACGAGAATGAAACTTCCATGATCCCTTTTTACCAACTGCTCAACCTGTCGGCCATATACTATGAATGCGGTCAGTTCAAAGAAGCTGCAGCCATGGGCAATAAAGCGCTCAGTGAAGTGGATCGACATATCCGTCGCGGGCATACCCTGATGGATTCTGTGGGAAAGGAAGTCTGGAAGCCAAGAGCCCTGCTCCTGCGTGTCAAAGCCAGCTATGCTTTGCTGGCGAAGAAGGATGAAGCTACCCTGCAGCAACTGCTGTCCGCCATGCAGGAGGCGCTGGATATCCTGGACCGACGTAAAAGGATTGTATCCGATGCTTCCGATCTTAACCTGATACTGGCTGATCATGATGATCTCCTGGCTTTCACCAAGCAACTCACCCTGGAACTCTACGAGCTGAGCGGTAAGAACAGTTATATGGACCAGCTGATCGACCTGCATGAGTCCGGGCTGTATACCAGGCTGCGCTCGCGGCTCGACAAACAGGCTGACCTCCAATTCCATGCAGTGCCCAGGGCTGTGCGCCAAAAGGAACAGCAATTACAGGATGCCGTCCAGGCCGCACTGTCGGCCGAAAAAGGAGCTGGCATCCAGCAATATCTCTCGGCCAGTAAAGCACTGGATAATTACCGGGACCAGCTCAGCAAAGAATATCCCCGCTACTACGCCATGCGCTATGCCCGCCTGTTCCATTCCGTTAAACAGGTACAGCAGCAGATACCGGAACAGACCACTGTAGTCCGCTACTTTTTTACTGCCAATAAATTACTGGCCTTGGTGGCCGATCGGCAACAGCAGACCATCATTCCACTGGATGGCAGCAACCTGGAACAACAGCTGCAGCAACTGCAACAGCAATGGATGGATCCCCGCCGTACCGGAGAAATACTGCACCAGCTCTATAACCAGCTCTGGGCGCCGCTGGAAAAATCCGTCAAAAATAAAAAGCTGCTCATTATCCCGGATGGTGTGCTCTATGCCTTGAGCTTTGAAAGCCTGTGCAGCAAAAAGATCAGCACTTTTACAGAACTGGCTGCCCATAGCCTCCTGGCAAAACATCCTATTGCATACCAGTACAGTCTCTTCCTCGTAGCGCCCTCGCCACCTGCACAATTGCCACCCGCTAACTTTGTGGCTTTTGCACCCGGGTTCTCCGATGCAGCCAAGGCGTCCTATGTAGCGGCGGTAAACGATTCTCTGCAACTGGACAATACCTATCTTTCCCTGCTACCCCTGCCTTTCAGTTATACGCTTGCCCGCAAAATGGTCAGTGATTTTGGCGGCGAAGCCTATACGGATCATCTGTCTACCGAAGCCAGTTTCAAGCAGTATGCTGGTCATCATAAGATCATTCATATTGGTACCCATGCCGAGTCCAATAACCAGTACCCCGAATATTCCCGGCTGATCTTTTCCAAGGAAATGCCCGAGCAAGGGGAGGACAATTCACTTTTCCTCTATGAGCTGTATAACTGTGATATGCGTTCCAATCTCACCGTACTCACCGCCTGTGAATCCGGCCGGCCGGGTTACCAGGATGGGGAGGGTATGGTATCCCTGGCACATGCTTTTAATTATGCCGGCAGTGAAAGTATCCTGACCGCTCTCTGGAAAATAGATGAGCAGGCCAGTGCGCTGATCACAGAAACATTTTACAATAACCTGCGCAAAGGCATGTCCAAAGACGAGGCCCTGCAGCAGGCCAAGCTGGCGTATCTCGCTACCGCCAATGGCCGTATGCTGGCGCCGCAATACTGGGCGGGACTGGTCATCATGGGGGATACCCATCCAATTGTTTTGGGACGAACCATAGGCTGGCCGTACTGGGTGGCGGCTTTGCTGCTCCTGCTGGCCGCAATAGGTTATGGGGTGATGAAGAAGCGAAAGAATGAGGCTATTGTCTCATGA
- a CDS encoding D-glycerate dehydrogenase, translated as MKVFISRKLPEAGLKLLQEAGCIITEYTDRKELSQDDLIKACAGQDALISIGPNKLNEPFFKACGHLKVISLLSVGFDNVDVAAATLANIPVGNTPDVLSKATSDVAFLLMLATSRKAFFMHQQIINGNWGFYDPNSNLGQELYNKTLGIFGLGKIGLELARKCKLAYNMNIIYHNRRQNMEAEKELDARYVSFDELLQQSDVLSVHANLSKETKGLFNKAAFAKMKPTAIFINTARGEEHNEADLIAALEQHIIWGAGLDVSNPEPMAKDNPLLFMPSVCVLPHIGSATMEARSAMAVLAAQNILAGLQGRPLPHIINKEVYH; from the coding sequence ATGAAAGTCTTTATTAGCAGGAAACTTCCCGAGGCAGGGCTGAAACTTTTACAGGAAGCCGGCTGTATCATAACTGAATATACCGACAGGAAAGAATTATCCCAGGACGATCTGATCAAAGCCTGTGCAGGTCAGGATGCCCTGATCAGCATCGGCCCCAATAAATTGAATGAGCCCTTTTTCAAAGCCTGTGGTCATTTGAAAGTGATATCACTCCTGTCAGTTGGGTTCGATAATGTAGATGTTGCAGCAGCTACCCTGGCCAATATTCCCGTAGGTAATACCCCGGATGTATTGAGCAAAGCCACTTCCGATGTAGCCTTTCTCCTGATGCTGGCTACATCCCGTAAAGCGTTTTTCATGCACCAGCAGATCATTAACGGTAACTGGGGCTTCTATGATCCCAATAGTAACCTCGGACAGGAATTGTACAACAAAACACTGGGCATTTTTGGCCTGGGGAAAATAGGGTTGGAGCTGGCCAGAAAATGTAAGCTGGCGTATAACATGAACATCATCTACCATAACCGCCGGCAGAATATGGAGGCGGAAAAAGAACTGGATGCCCGTTATGTATCCTTCGATGAACTGTTGCAGCAAAGCGATGTACTATCTGTTCATGCCAATCTCTCCAAAGAAACAAAGGGCCTGTTCAATAAAGCTGCTTTTGCTAAGATGAAACCCACGGCCATTTTCATTAATACTGCCCGGGGAGAAGAACACAATGAAGCCGATCTGATAGCGGCACTGGAACAGCATATTATCTGGGGCGCCGGGCTGGATGTCAGCAATCCTGAGCCAATGGCCAAAGATAACCCGCTATTGTTTATGCCTTCAGTTTGCGTACTGCCGCATATTGGCTCCGCTACCATGGAAGCCCGCAGCGCTATGGCTGTGCTGGCTGCTCAAAATATCCTTGCTGGTCTGCAAGGAAGGCCCCTTCCGCATATCATCAACAAAGAAGTATACCATTGA
- a CDS encoding Crp/Fnr family transcriptional regulator has translation MENLLKYIHSLTTFSDKSWQLLQPALTQQTFKKNEFLLKQGEICNALFYIDKGYCKSYYEIDGIVKNTGFFFENEIATNIRSFGEGQKSEFNIIACEPLTATIFDKHKLFEVTKKSHEIESLGRNCIRLFASKQEEFSTIFKLYSAQERLEYLESKHLEIIQRVSLSQLASFLGVARETLSRIRKRRTVL, from the coding sequence ATGGAAAATCTTTTAAAATACATTCATTCGCTGACAACTTTCTCAGACAAAAGTTGGCAATTGTTGCAACCTGCTTTGACACAGCAAACGTTTAAGAAAAATGAATTTTTGCTAAAGCAGGGAGAGATTTGTAACGCCCTTTTTTATATAGACAAAGGTTATTGCAAAAGCTACTATGAGATCGACGGAATCGTGAAGAATACAGGATTTTTTTTTGAAAATGAGATCGCAACAAACATAAGAAGCTTTGGAGAGGGACAAAAATCCGAATTTAACATCATAGCTTGTGAACCATTAACGGCTACGATTTTTGACAAGCATAAATTGTTTGAAGTAACTAAAAAATCACACGAAATAGAGTCGTTAGGACGAAATTGTATACGGCTATTTGCTTCCAAACAAGAGGAATTTTCAACAATATTCAAACTTTATTCAGCACAGGAAAGATTGGAATACCTGGAAAGCAAACACCTGGAAATTATACAAAGAGTATCCCTTTCTCAATTGGCTTCATTTCTTGGAGTAGCAAGAGAAACACTAAGTAGAATAAGAAAAAGAAGAACGGTGCTCTAA